A single genomic interval of Streptomyces sp. NBC_00663 harbors:
- a CDS encoding MFS transporter, which yields MSREQRGPNEKLGAVLALAGISNAGLARRVNDLGAQRGLTLRYDKTSVARWVSKGMVPQGAAPHLIAAAIGQKLGRPVPLHEIGLADADPAPEVGLAFPRDVGQAVTSATELYRLDLAGRRAGSGGIWQSLAGSFAVSAYATPASRWLITPADSSVAREVNTSEDSGAPLKVGHSDVQKLREAAEDARRWDSKYGGGDWRSSMVPECLRVEAAPLLLGSYSDEVGRALFGASAELTRLAGWMAFDTGQQEAAQRYYIQALRLARAAADVPLGGYVLASMSLQATYRGFGDEGVDLAQAALERNRGLATARTMSFFRLVEARAHARAGDAHAAGAALRAAEGWLERARDGDQDPSWLGFYSYDRFAADAAECYRDLKAPRQVRRFTEQALSKPTEEFVRSHGLRLVVSAVAELESGNLDAACEQGVRAVEVAGRISSARTTEYVKDLLHRLEPYGDEPRVVELRERARPLLMAPA from the coding sequence ATGTCCAGGGAGCAACGCGGGCCGAACGAAAAACTCGGCGCCGTTCTCGCCCTCGCGGGAATCAGCAACGCAGGACTCGCGCGTCGCGTCAACGATCTTGGCGCTCAACGCGGGTTGACTCTTCGCTACGACAAGACGTCGGTGGCGCGCTGGGTGTCGAAAGGCATGGTGCCGCAGGGCGCCGCGCCGCACCTCATCGCCGCCGCGATCGGCCAGAAGCTCGGCCGCCCGGTACCGCTCCACGAGATCGGCCTGGCGGACGCGGATCCCGCGCCCGAAGTGGGCCTCGCCTTCCCCCGGGACGTCGGACAGGCGGTGACGTCGGCGACGGAGCTGTACCGCCTCGACCTCGCGGGCCGCCGGGCCGGCTCCGGTGGCATCTGGCAGTCGCTGGCCGGATCGTTCGCAGTAAGCGCGTACGCAACGCCCGCCTCACGGTGGCTGATAACCCCGGCCGACAGCTCGGTCGCGCGCGAGGTGAACACCTCCGAGGACTCCGGCGCACCGCTCAAAGTCGGCCACAGCGATGTGCAGAAGCTGCGGGAGGCCGCCGAGGACGCCAGGCGCTGGGACTCCAAGTACGGAGGCGGCGACTGGCGTTCGTCCATGGTGCCGGAGTGCTTACGGGTGGAGGCGGCTCCGCTGCTGCTCGGCTCCTACTCCGACGAGGTGGGCCGGGCACTCTTCGGTGCCAGCGCCGAACTCACCCGCCTCGCCGGGTGGATGGCCTTCGACACCGGCCAGCAGGAGGCGGCGCAGCGCTACTACATCCAGGCCCTGCGGCTGGCCCGCGCGGCGGCCGACGTCCCCCTCGGGGGCTACGTCCTGGCCTCCATGTCCCTCCAGGCGACCTACAGAGGCTTCGGCGACGAGGGCGTCGACCTCGCCCAGGCCGCCCTGGAACGCAACCGCGGCCTGGCAACGGCCCGCACCATGAGCTTCTTCCGGCTGGTCGAGGCACGCGCACACGCACGCGCGGGTGACGCGCATGCGGCGGGCGCCGCGCTGCGGGCCGCCGAGGGCTGGCTGGAGCGGGCGCGGGACGGCGACCAGGACCCGTCCTGGCTCGGCTTCTACTCCTACGACCGGTTCGCCGCCGACGCGGCCGAGTGCTACCGCGACCTGAAGGCGCCGCGTCAGGTGCGCAGGTTCACGGAGCAGGCCCTGTCGAAGCCGACGGAGGAGTTCGTGCGCTCGCACGGACTGCGGCTCGTCGTCTCGGCGGTCGCCGAGCTCGAGTCGGGCAATCTCGACGCGGCATGCGAGCAGGGCGTGCGGGCGGTGGAGGTCGCGGGGCGCATCTCGTCGGCGCGCACCACCGAGTACGTGAAGGATCTTCTGCACCGCCTGGAGCCGTACGGCGACGAGCCGCGGGTGGTGGAGCTGCGGGAGCGGGCGAGGCCCTTGCTGATGG
- a CDS encoding asparagine synthase-related protein, translating into MRWLVGWSSTAAGAVEIGSAGATGADGETVHPVGSQLLWGDPDPLWAVGDWRPDEVRVVTADAQTRIAVLGTCGATDEQLRVGLFAARGGALRHLTYWPGSYTAVVQVGRRVTVCGDLAGARPVFYTPWAGGTAYATAALPLADLIEANLDFGHLAALLAAPDVPAALHDSTPYDGVRRIPPGHALILRAGAREIAGYEPVASLAVAAPTADPDSAVDAVRDALVDAVRARLSAPRHVPGADIDPGPVPGMGPAERRAARGMPVPGIGADLSGGPASGTLALLAAGLPGMPGTVLGHGTGAGERLLAVTFNDLAVGGREAELERAGNLAANPRLHHVVVAGGEETLPYADLDGPLTDEPGASLVTAARHRARLASGSADHFTGYGARQVLDAHPARLADLLMDRKRRHLVRPVAALAKADGSVMVPARVYSAARRLSRTPYRTGLEVLADRLMDRRFDEPGGAVGASLAALTWARPGPAARWLTGEALAEVSVRLQGATSRSGVGPGQRPGDYRARAALARHAADIRVLEQAAEIRFQRLHAPFLDNQVVRACRALPEALRVQPGARAAILRTVLQGAGVADLPPGWGAPSHASAAVAARTGLRVAADSLMALFGTPLLAEAGLVEARVVRKALRAAAEGEPLPLDGLADLVSLELWLRRLLSRRGTCWTGTPARARAVPAGITPQRGALGAGATARRG; encoded by the coding sequence ATGCGGTGGTTGGTGGGGTGGAGCAGCACCGCAGCGGGAGCAGTCGAGATCGGTTCCGCCGGGGCCACCGGCGCGGACGGCGAGACCGTGCACCCGGTGGGGTCCCAACTGCTGTGGGGAGATCCCGATCCGCTGTGGGCGGTCGGCGACTGGCGCCCCGACGAGGTGCGGGTCGTGACGGCCGACGCCCAGACCCGGATCGCCGTCCTCGGCACCTGCGGCGCGACCGACGAGCAGTTGCGGGTCGGCCTGTTCGCCGCGCGCGGAGGGGCACTTCGCCATCTGACCTACTGGCCCGGCAGCTACACGGCGGTCGTCCAGGTGGGCCGTCGCGTCACGGTCTGCGGCGATCTCGCGGGCGCCCGCCCGGTGTTCTACACCCCCTGGGCCGGCGGTACGGCCTACGCGACGGCCGCGCTCCCGCTCGCCGACCTCATCGAGGCCAACCTGGACTTCGGCCACCTGGCGGCGCTGCTGGCCGCCCCCGACGTACCGGCGGCCCTGCACGACTCCACCCCCTACGACGGCGTACGGCGCATCCCGCCAGGACACGCGCTGATCCTGCGCGCCGGGGCACGCGAGATCGCCGGGTACGAGCCGGTGGCCTCCCTCGCGGTGGCGGCGCCCACGGCCGATCCCGACAGCGCGGTGGACGCCGTACGGGACGCGCTGGTCGATGCGGTACGCGCGCGCTTGTCGGCCCCTCGGCATGTGCCCGGCGCCGACATCGACCCCGGCCCGGTCCCTGGCATGGGCCCCGCCGAACGCCGTGCCGCGCGCGGCATGCCGGTCCCGGGGATCGGCGCCGACCTCTCCGGCGGCCCCGCCTCCGGCACCCTCGCCCTGCTCGCCGCCGGCCTCCCGGGCATGCCGGGCACGGTCCTGGGCCACGGCACGGGCGCGGGCGAGCGTCTGCTGGCGGTCACCTTCAACGACCTGGCGGTGGGCGGCCGCGAGGCGGAACTGGAACGCGCCGGCAACCTCGCCGCCAACCCGCGTCTGCACCACGTGGTGGTGGCCGGCGGCGAGGAGACACTGCCGTACGCCGACCTGGACGGCCCGCTGACCGACGAGCCCGGCGCGAGCCTGGTGACGGCCGCCCGCCACCGTGCCCGCCTGGCCTCCGGCAGCGCGGACCACTTCACGGGCTACGGCGCCCGCCAGGTCCTGGACGCCCACCCCGCACGCCTCGCCGACCTCCTGATGGACCGCAAACGCCGCCACCTCGTCCGCCCGGTCGCCGCGCTGGCCAAGGCGGACGGCTCGGTGATGGTCCCCGCGCGCGTGTACAGCGCGGCACGACGCCTGTCCCGTACGCCGTACCGCACCGGCCTGGAGGTCCTGGCCGACCGCCTGATGGACCGCCGCTTCGACGAGCCGGGCGGCGCGGTCGGGGCCTCCCTGGCCGCGCTCACCTGGGCCAGACCGGGCCCCGCGGCCCGTTGGCTGACCGGTGAGGCGCTCGCTGAAGTATCGGTTCGCCTCCAGGGCGCCACGAGCCGCTCGGGGGTGGGCCCTGGCCAGCGTCCCGGCGACTACCGCGCGCGTGCGGCGCTGGCGAGGCACGCGGCGGACATCAGGGTCCTGGAGCAAGCGGCCGAGATCCGTTTCCAACGCCTGCACGCCCCGTTCCTCGACAACCAGGTCGTCCGCGCCTGCCGCGCCCTCCCCGAGGCCCTCCGCGTCCAGCCGGGCGCCCGCGCCGCGATCCTCCGCACGGTCCTCCAGGGCGCCGGCGTGGCCGACCTCCCCCCGGGCTGGGGCGCCCCGTCCCACGCCTCCGCGGCGGTGGCCGCCCGCACGGGCCTGCGTGTCGCCGCGGACTCCCTGATGGCCCTCTTCGGCACCCCGTTGCTGGCGGAAGCGGGCCTGGTGGAGGCAAGAGTGGTCCGCAAGGCGCTCCGCGCGGCAGCGGAGGGCGAGCCGTTGCCCTTGGACGGCCTCGCCGACCTCGTCTCCCTGGAACTGTGGCTGCGCCGCCTCCTCTCCCGCCGAGGAACCTGCTGGACCGGCACCCCGGCCCGCGCCCGCGCGGTACCGGCGGGGATCACACCGCAGAGGGGGGCGCTGGGGGCGGGGGCGACGGCGAGGAGGGGGTAG
- a CDS encoding BTAD domain-containing putative transcriptional regulator, producing MRYRILGVTQAADDHGTVVPLGGPRVRALLTALALRPGQTLTPDTLIDDIWAADPPQDAHAALQALVGRLRRAVGKPTIVSTPGGYRLAATKADVDLFVFERLVHHGTEALHRGDPGAAAHTLDEALTLWRGPALADLPDRTAATRPETLRQEATRTRAEAFLRLGRAQDVVPELTELTTAHPYDERLHALLVRALRDTGRPADALVAYETARRALSEGLGTDPGPELRALHTELLSPPPEPPAAPSPKTSPHLARTGNLRPRLNSFVGREPELDAIRSELHRARLVTLTGPGGSGKTRLAEEAAAGLPQAWLVELAPLDRPDAVPGAVVSALGLRQTVLMATELSAPQEDPVALLVEYCAPRSQLLILDNCEHVIEATAHLAETLLTHCPGLTILATSREPLGVPGESVRPVEPLLPDQAHRLFTERATAVRPDAADLVLRDVDAVAEICRRLDGLPLAIELAAARLRLLTPRQIADRLDDRFRLLTSGSRTVLPRQQTLRAVVDWSWDLLDERERTVLREASVFAGGWDLAAAEAVCGDPAAELIGALVDKSLIVAAPGELSDSGGAMRYRMLETIHEYAVERAAEAPELRADAERRHRAWAGALVAEAEPELRSDGQLPWISRLETELDNIRAALHRAVDDGDEEAAGAIALAMGWFWWLRNYRREGADWVDRILRLGAALDTTSTTTGAPLPPDPRARCSLMEALDPVDALLSAPDGEAGHPLHALRMELRMLHILLVSEIEARTREPDERLGRYVALVRAYFEKGGPQAARMPGLVWPLTSFFMGDRVDARSVLDAAVANSREYGGAWELGVTLMFRTHMVVDSPGGMKGVDDDLAELRFLSRSVGDRWLRAQVYSAAGETAMARGRLEEAKGEYEEALQLAYEVGAYTETPFLIARLAEIAYRAGDRSAAIMALDEASEAAERYSVGDSRAFVLLLRAHVALDDKDTATARELLEEARVETARGTPPPQFIVMLNSVEAMVTVAESGPGHGLPKLAATVREAVDKQCADLIVATLVDATSALLADLGDLPRATRLLAAAGHWRGGDARSMPEAARAERAEATARTGLGPVRYGVEYARGVALTPHDVLRELDEMLSEGVTGL from the coding sequence GTGCGGTACAGAATTCTGGGCGTCACCCAGGCAGCGGACGACCACGGCACCGTCGTACCCCTGGGCGGACCCCGAGTCCGAGCCCTGCTCACCGCCCTGGCCCTCCGTCCGGGCCAGACCCTCACCCCCGACACCCTCATCGACGACATCTGGGCCGCCGATCCGCCCCAGGACGCTCACGCCGCCCTCCAGGCCCTCGTAGGCCGCCTGCGCCGAGCCGTCGGCAAGCCCACGATCGTCTCGACCCCCGGCGGCTACCGACTCGCCGCGACCAAGGCGGACGTGGACCTCTTCGTCTTCGAACGCCTCGTGCACCACGGCACCGAAGCCCTCCACCGAGGAGACCCCGGCGCCGCGGCGCACACCTTGGACGAGGCCCTCACCCTGTGGCGCGGCCCGGCCCTCGCCGACCTCCCCGACCGCACCGCCGCGACCCGCCCGGAGACCCTCCGCCAGGAGGCGACCAGGACCCGCGCAGAAGCGTTCCTACGTCTCGGTCGCGCCCAGGACGTCGTACCGGAACTGACCGAGCTGACCACGGCCCATCCGTACGACGAGAGGCTGCACGCCCTCCTGGTCCGCGCCCTGCGCGACACCGGACGCCCGGCCGACGCCCTGGTCGCGTACGAGACGGCCCGCCGCGCCCTGTCCGAGGGCCTGGGCACGGACCCGGGCCCGGAACTCCGCGCCCTGCACACCGAACTCCTGTCGCCGCCGCCCGAGCCGCCGGCGGCACCTTCGCCCAAGACGTCACCCCACCTCGCCCGCACCGGCAACCTCCGTCCCCGTCTCAACTCTTTCGTGGGCCGGGAACCCGAACTCGACGCCATCCGTTCCGAATTGCACAGGGCCCGGCTCGTCACCCTCACCGGACCGGGAGGCTCTGGGAAGACCCGTCTCGCCGAGGAGGCCGCCGCCGGCCTGCCCCAGGCGTGGCTGGTCGAACTGGCCCCGCTGGACCGCCCGGACGCGGTGCCCGGCGCGGTGGTCAGCGCGCTCGGTCTGCGCCAGACCGTGCTGATGGCCACCGAGCTGTCCGCCCCGCAGGAGGACCCGGTCGCCCTGCTCGTCGAGTACTGCGCCCCGCGCAGCCAACTCCTGATCCTTGACAACTGCGAACATGTCATCGAGGCCACGGCCCACCTCGCCGAAACCCTCCTCACCCACTGCCCGGGGCTCACGATCCTCGCCACCAGCCGTGAACCCCTGGGCGTCCCCGGCGAGTCCGTGCGCCCGGTCGAACCCCTCCTCCCCGACCAGGCGCACCGCCTCTTCACGGAGCGCGCGACGGCCGTCCGCCCGGACGCGGCCGACCTCGTCCTGCGCGACGTCGACGCCGTGGCGGAGATCTGCCGCCGCCTCGACGGACTGCCGCTCGCCATCGAGCTGGCGGCGGCCCGCCTGCGGCTGCTCACGCCCCGGCAGATCGCCGACCGCCTGGACGACCGCTTCCGCCTGCTCACCTCCGGCAGCCGCACGGTCCTGCCCCGCCAGCAGACCCTCCGCGCGGTCGTCGACTGGTCCTGGGACCTGCTCGACGAGCGGGAGCGGACGGTGCTGCGCGAGGCGTCCGTGTTCGCGGGCGGCTGGGACCTCGCGGCCGCGGAGGCCGTGTGCGGCGACCCCGCCGCCGAGCTGATCGGGGCGCTCGTCGACAAGTCCCTGATCGTTGCGGCCCCGGGCGAGCTGTCGGACAGCGGCGGCGCCATGCGCTACCGCATGCTGGAGACGATCCACGAGTACGCCGTGGAGCGCGCCGCCGAGGCCCCGGAGCTGCGCGCCGACGCCGAGCGGCGGCATCGCGCGTGGGCGGGCGCACTGGTCGCGGAGGCCGAGCCCGAGCTGCGCTCGGACGGTCAACTCCCGTGGATCTCCCGCCTGGAGACCGAGCTCGACAACATCCGCGCGGCGCTCCACCGGGCCGTGGACGACGGGGACGAGGAGGCGGCCGGCGCCATCGCCCTGGCCATGGGCTGGTTCTGGTGGCTGCGCAACTACCGGCGCGAGGGCGCGGACTGGGTCGACCGGATCCTGCGTCTGGGCGCTGCCCTGGACACGACCTCGACGACGACCGGCGCCCCCCTGCCTCCGGACCCCAGGGCCCGCTGCTCGCTCATGGAGGCCCTGGACCCCGTGGATGCCCTGCTCTCCGCCCCGGACGGCGAGGCCGGGCACCCGCTGCACGCGCTCCGCATGGAGCTGCGGATGCTGCACATCCTCCTCGTGTCGGAGATCGAGGCGCGCACCCGGGAGCCGGACGAGCGGCTGGGGCGGTACGTCGCCCTGGTGCGGGCGTACTTCGAGAAGGGCGGCCCGCAGGCGGCCCGGATGCCCGGTCTGGTCTGGCCGCTGACCTCGTTCTTCATGGGCGACCGGGTGGACGCCAGAAGCGTCCTGGACGCCGCGGTCGCCAACTCCCGTGAGTACGGCGGCGCCTGGGAGCTGGGCGTCACCCTGATGTTCCGCACGCACATGGTGGTCGACTCCCCGGGCGGTATGAAGGGCGTCGACGACGACCTCGCGGAGCTGCGGTTCCTCAGCCGCAGCGTCGGCGACCGCTGGCTGCGGGCCCAGGTGTACAGCGCGGCGGGGGAGACGGCCATGGCCCGCGGCAGGCTGGAGGAGGCCAAGGGGGAGTACGAGGAGGCGCTGCAACTCGCCTACGAGGTGGGGGCGTACACGGAGACGCCGTTCCTCATCGCCCGCCTCGCCGAGATCGCCTACCGCGCGGGTGACCGCTCGGCCGCGATCATGGCCCTGGACGAGGCGAGTGAGGCCGCCGAGCGCTACAGCGTCGGGGACAGCCGGGCGTTCGTCCTGCTGCTGCGGGCGCATGTCGCGCTGGACGACAAGGACACCGCCACCGCGCGTGAGCTGCTGGAGGAGGCCCGCGTGGAGACCGCGCGGGGCACCCCGCCGCCGCAGTTCATCGTGATGCTGAACTCCGTCGAGGCCATGGTGACGGTCGCCGAGTCGGGCCCGGGGCACGGGCTGCCGAAGCTGGCCGCCACCGTCCGGGAGGCGGTGGACAAGCAGTGCGCCGACCTGATCGTGGCGACGCTCGTGGACGCCACGTCGGCCCTGCTCGCCGATCTCGGGGACCTTCCGCGCGCGACCCGGCTGCTGGCCGCCGCCGGACACTGGCGCGGCGGCGACGCCCGCTCCATGCCGGAGGCCGCGCGCGCCGAGCGGGCCGAGGCCACGGCCCGCACCGGGCTCGGTCCGGTGCGGTACGGGGTGGAGTACGCGCGCGGTGTCGCCCTCACCCCGCACGACGTGCTGCGCGAACTCGACGAGATGCTGAGCGAGGGCGTGACCGGCCTCTGA
- a CDS encoding sigma-70 family RNA polymerase sigma factor, translating to MSVDGRDESPGDGEADGLGSPQVPSQGGRAGRPLNAGDPAEGSVPTQRDRRDDGALLPPSDADLIGRMRSGDDTAYEALYRRHAEAVRRYARTCCRDAHTADDLTAEVFARMLQAVRGGSGPEHAVRAYLLTTVRRVAANWTKSAKREQLVDDFALFAAQSARGGEVADDDTLDLGADVRAMHEAEQSMAMQAFRSLPERWQAVLWHTEVEDESPSDVATLFGLDANGTRVLASRAREGLKQAYLQAHVSATLADDEECARYADQLGTYARGRLRTRAERGLRKHLEECAKCRLAAAQVSEVASSIPAVVPVAVIGWFGAAGYAKVAALIAGGTGVGAAGVAGAAAASSGSSGGAGAAGGAAASEGLGAPVKVGIAASVLVAAGVAAALALAGSEKPVDNKPEAKPPASTPVVESAEPTPAPPKKKPVPAPPVIAPTPTPTPTPTPTPTPTPKPTPTPTPTPTPTPKPTPKPTPTPTPTPTPTPAPAVYQWSELAYNVNGDGTQPEMRIAESSWVWQRYGVSIADKSYTHGVTVHGRSSVTIDLNRECTSYDASVGVDDMTLGLGKMYFSVYADGVRLWKSGMVQGGDAAVPVHVDLTGRKTVRLVVEPHSEYDDLLLADWAESKFRCA from the coding sequence ATGAGTGTTGACGGGCGCGACGAGTCACCCGGTGACGGTGAGGCGGACGGTCTCGGGTCGCCCCAGGTGCCGAGCCAGGGCGGACGGGCGGGACGCCCGCTGAACGCCGGCGACCCGGCCGAGGGCAGTGTCCCGACGCAGCGCGACCGGCGTGACGACGGCGCGCTCCTGCCGCCCTCCGACGCCGACCTGATCGGCCGGATGCGCTCGGGCGACGATACGGCCTACGAGGCGCTGTACCGGCGCCACGCGGAGGCGGTGCGCCGGTACGCCCGCACCTGCTGCCGGGACGCCCACACCGCCGACGACCTCACCGCCGAGGTCTTCGCCCGCATGCTCCAGGCGGTGCGCGGCGGCTCGGGGCCCGAGCACGCCGTACGCGCGTATCTCCTGACAACCGTCCGCCGGGTCGCGGCGAACTGGACGAAGTCCGCGAAGCGGGAGCAACTGGTCGACGACTTCGCGCTGTTCGCCGCGCAGTCCGCGCGCGGTGGCGAGGTCGCCGACGACGACACCTTGGACCTCGGCGCGGACGTCCGCGCGATGCACGAGGCCGAGCAGTCCATGGCCATGCAGGCCTTCCGGTCGCTGCCCGAGCGCTGGCAGGCCGTGCTGTGGCACACCGAGGTCGAGGACGAGTCGCCGAGCGACGTCGCCACGCTCTTCGGCCTCGACGCCAACGGGACGCGCGTGCTGGCCTCCCGGGCCCGCGAGGGCCTCAAGCAGGCCTACCTCCAGGCCCATGTCAGCGCCACCCTCGCCGACGACGAGGAGTGCGCCCGCTACGCCGACCAGCTCGGCACCTACGCCCGCGGCCGGCTGCGCACCCGCGCCGAGCGTGGCCTGCGCAAGCACCTGGAGGAGTGCGCCAAGTGCCGCCTCGCGGCCGCGCAGGTCTCCGAGGTCGCGAGCAGCATCCCGGCCGTCGTGCCGGTCGCGGTCATCGGCTGGTTCGGTGCCGCCGGGTACGCCAAGGTGGCCGCGCTCATCGCCGGAGGCACCGGAGTGGGCGCGGCGGGTGTCGCGGGCGCCGCGGCGGCGAGCAGCGGCTCGTCGGGCGGGGCGGGCGCGGCCGGCGGTGCGGCGGCCTCCGAGGGGCTGGGCGCGCCGGTCAAGGTCGGTATCGCGGCCAGTGTGCTCGTCGCGGCGGGCGTGGCGGCGGCGCTCGCCCTGGCCGGCAGCGAGAAGCCGGTCGACAACAAGCCCGAGGCCAAGCCGCCCGCGTCCACGCCGGTGGTCGAGTCCGCGGAGCCGACACCAGCGCCGCCGAAGAAAAAGCCCGTGCCCGCGCCGCCGGTCATCGCCCCGACACCGACACCGACGCCGACGCCGACACCGACACCCACGCCCACCCCGAAGCCCACCCCGACCCCGACCCCGACGCCCACACCCACTCCGAAGCCGACCCCCAAGCCGACCCCCACCCCCACTCCGACGCCCACGCCCACGCCCGCTCCGGCCGTCTACCAGTGGAGCGAGCTGGCGTACAACGTCAACGGCGACGGCACCCAGCCCGAGATGCGCATCGCCGAGAGCAGCTGGGTGTGGCAGCGGTACGGCGTCTCGATCGCCGACAAGAGCTACACGCACGGCGTGACCGTGCACGGCCGGTCCTCCGTCACCATCGACCTCAACCGCGAGTGCACGTCCTACGACGCATCTGTCGGGGTCGACGACATGACCCTCGGGCTCGGCAAGATGTACTTCTCCGTCTACGCCGACGGGGTCCGGCTGTGGAAGTCCGGCATGGTCCAGGGCGGGGACGCGGCGGTCCCGGTCCATGTCGACCTCACCGGGCGCAAGACCGTACGGCTGGTCGTCGAGCCGCACAGTGAGTACGACGACCTGCTGCTGGCGGACTGGGCCGAGTCCAAGTTCCGCTGCGCGTAG
- a CDS encoding TetR/AcrR family transcriptional regulator translates to MHVQDSHWSSASAIASGGGAMSAAAGNGRGDASRSTPLRVDAQRNLEHVLRAAREVFGELGYGAPMEDVARRARVGVGTVYRRFPSKDVLVRRIAEEETSRLTDQARTALGQEDEPWSALSRFLRTSVASGAGRLLPPQVLRVGVPDERAEHSDGAVFDEARVPAQRTQPGSGELRLVSEEPLSADDTGAAALLDVVGQLVERARAAGELRADVSVSDVLLVIATAAPSLPDAAQQAAASARLLDILLEGLRSRPS, encoded by the coding sequence ATGCATGTTCAGGACTCTCATTGGTCTTCCGCGTCCGCCATCGCATCCGGTGGCGGAGCGATGAGCGCGGCGGCGGGGAACGGACGCGGCGACGCGTCGCGGTCGACGCCGCTGCGCGTGGACGCACAGCGCAATCTGGAGCACGTACTGCGGGCGGCGCGCGAGGTCTTCGGCGAGCTGGGGTACGGCGCGCCGATGGAGGACGTGGCGCGCCGCGCCCGAGTCGGTGTGGGCACGGTGTACCGGCGCTTCCCGAGCAAGGACGTCCTGGTGCGGCGGATAGCCGAGGAGGAGACCTCCCGGCTGACGGACCAGGCACGGACGGCGCTCGGGCAGGAGGACGAGCCGTGGTCGGCGCTGTCGCGCTTCCTGCGGACGTCGGTGGCCTCAGGTGCCGGGCGGCTGCTGCCGCCGCAGGTGCTGCGGGTCGGGGTTCCCGACGAGCGGGCCGAGCACTCCGACGGCGCCGTGTTCGACGAGGCGCGGGTGCCGGCGCAGCGGACGCAGCCCGGCTCGGGTGAGCTGCGGCTGGTGTCCGAGGAGCCGTTGTCGGCCGACGACACGGGGGCGGCGGCGCTGCTCGACGTGGTGGGCCAGCTCGTGGAGCGGGCGCGTGCGGCGGGTGAACTGCGGGCCGACGTGTCGGTGTCGGACGTGCTGCTGGTGATCGCGACGGCGGCGCCTTCGCTGCCGGACGCGGCGCAGCAGGCGGCGGCCTCGGCGCGGCTGCTGGACATCCTGCTGGAGGGCCTGCGGTCACGGCCGTCGTGA
- a CDS encoding NAD(P)/FAD-dependent oxidoreductase, with protein sequence MVKERARILVVGGGYVGMYTALRLQRKLKQELRRGEVEITVVTPDPYMTYQPFLPEAAAGSISPRHVVVPLRRVLDRCTVIIGEATAIDHAKRTATLTTLATEEEGTGARQLTYDELVLAPGSISRTLPVPGLADHAIGFKTVEEAIGLRNHVIEQMDIASSTRDPAIRDSALTFVFVGGGYAGVEALGELEDMARYTARYYHNVRPEDMKWILVEASDRILPEVGEEMGRYTVTELRRRNIDVRLNTRLESCADRVAVLSDGARFPTRTVVWTAGVKPHPILAAADLPLTGRGRLKCTPELTIEGATHAWAAGDAAAVPDVTAAEPGKETAPNAQHAVRQARVLGDNIAHALRGEPLETYSHKYVGSVASLGLHKGVAHVYGRKLKGYPAWFMHRVYHLSRVPTFNRKARVLAEWTLSGLFKREIVSLGSLEHPRAEFELAAGGKPPHDPTNDPKGSS encoded by the coding sequence GTGGTGAAGGAACGCGCGCGCATTCTCGTTGTCGGTGGCGGCTACGTCGGGATGTACACGGCCCTGCGTCTCCAGCGGAAGCTGAAACAGGAACTCAGGCGCGGAGAAGTCGAGATCACGGTCGTCACCCCCGACCCCTACATGACCTATCAGCCGTTCCTTCCCGAGGCGGCCGCCGGCTCCATCTCGCCCCGCCATGTCGTCGTTCCCCTGCGCCGCGTCCTCGACCGGTGCACCGTGATCATCGGCGAGGCGACCGCCATCGACCACGCCAAACGCACCGCCACCCTGACCACCCTCGCCACGGAGGAGGAGGGAACGGGCGCCCGGCAGCTGACGTACGACGAACTCGTCCTCGCCCCCGGCTCGATCTCGCGCACCCTGCCCGTCCCCGGCCTCGCCGACCACGCCATTGGCTTCAAGACCGTCGAGGAGGCCATCGGACTGCGCAACCACGTCATCGAGCAGATGGACATCGCCTCCTCCACCCGCGACCCCGCGATCCGCGACTCCGCCCTCACCTTCGTCTTCGTCGGCGGCGGCTACGCGGGCGTGGAGGCGCTCGGCGAGCTGGAGGACATGGCCCGCTACACCGCGCGGTACTACCACAACGTCCGGCCCGAGGACATGAAGTGGATCCTCGTCGAGGCCTCCGACCGCATCCTGCCCGAGGTCGGCGAGGAGATGGGCCGCTACACCGTCACCGAACTGCGCCGCCGCAACATCGACGTACGCCTGAACACCCGCCTCGAATCCTGCGCCGACCGCGTGGCCGTCCTCAGCGACGGCGCCCGCTTCCCGACCCGTACGGTCGTGTGGACGGCGGGCGTCAAACCCCACCCGATCCTCGCCGCCGCCGACCTCCCGCTCACCGGACGAGGTCGGCTGAAATGCACCCCGGAACTGACGATCGAGGGCGCCACGCACGCGTGGGCGGCCGGAGACGCCGCGGCCGTCCCCGACGTGACCGCCGCGGAACCCGGCAAGGAGACCGCCCCCAACGCCCAGCACGCGGTACGCCAGGCCAGGGTCCTCGGCGACAACATCGCGCACGCGCTACGGGGCGAACCCCTGGAGACGTACTCCCACAAGTACGTCGGCTCGGTCGCCTCCCTGGGCCTCCACAAAGGCGTCGCACACGTCTACGGACGCAAGCTCAAGGGATACCCTGCCTGGTTCATGCACCGCGTCTACCACCTCAGCAGGGTGCCCACCTTCAACCGCAAGGCCCGCGTCCTGGCCGAATGGACCCTGTCCGGGCTCTTCAAGAGGGAGATCGTCTCGCTGGGTTCGCTCGAACATCCCCGAGCGGAGTTCGAACTCGCGGCCGGTGGAAAGCCTCCTCACGACCCCACGAACGACCCGAAGGGGTCGTCCTGA